In the Plasmodium chabaudi chabaudi strain AS genome assembly, chromosome: 13 genome, one interval contains:
- a CDS encoding fam-a protein: MNKFYIKNVFFLLSIFLYVNNKILATELSPGKVTKIKSKNHYPTDNSEEIYVKNKHLLCVNPEEIKNANELMDEAVTHLKYHATTIEGYELCVKYPNNNTLYYKKKHGSNTNIERTHFKIYNTGMYNGVISRLWDPDRPNFYNNGYVKIVRVYNPNLVMIEQRYEKDSKGRQKYFHALVKRAQISDNETIIVMISGNINDHNPSNAEYKNTIVESANSFTTEIDSEEDIRAGKLKKTFVNIAGYLIEKKDKCVDITYVESISGKISIFQKYIIRKALNYFSIIYKRISHINFPIP, from the exons atgaataaattttatattaaaaatgttttttttcttttaagcattttcttatatgtgaataataaaatccTTGCAACTGAGCTTTCTCCAGGAAAAGTTACAAAAATCAAATCAAAAAATCATTATCCTAC tgATAACTCAGAAGAAATATACGTAAAAAACAAGCACCTATTATGTGTCAATCCagaagaaattaaaaacgCAAATGAACTTATGGACGAAGCTGTAACACATTTAAAATACCACGCTACAACTATAGAGGGTTATGAATTATGTGTAAAATAtcctaataataatacactttattataaaaaaaaacatggaAGCAATACAAATATTGAAAGAActcattttaaaatttataatactGGCATG TATAATGGAGTAATAAGCAGGTTATGGGATCCCGATCGTCccaatttttacaataatgGATATgttaaaa ttGTCCGTGTGTACAATCCAAATTTAGTAATGATAGAACAACGTTACGAAAAAGATTCTAAAGGCCGtcagaaatattttcatgcTTTAGTCAAAAGAGCTCAA aTATCAGACAACGAAACTATAATTGTCATGATTTCaggaaatataaatgatcaCAACCCTTCCAATgcagaatataaaaacacaATCGTAGAAAGCGCAAATTCATTCACAACTGAAATTGATTCTGAAGAGGATATTAGAGCaggaaaattaaaaaaaacatttgtTAACATAGCTGGATACCtcattgaaaaaaaagacaaatgTGTTGATATCACCTATGTCGAATCT ATTTCTGGAaaaatttccatttttcaaaaatatattattagaaaagctttaaattatttctcCATCATATATAAACGTATATctcatataaattttccaATACCGTAA
- a CDS encoding CIR protein — protein sequence MANKACSYFIEADEYFNNGIVDENKFNKNDSLKYRCPYENRTLRPCQNNYERVNAVGAYLYNNLLNVGSSFKGIGNNDNRHVEFFMMWLGDKLFKIDNDYKITMEESYEKNLKNSMGNFNYWNVLRSKNIYKNATIRKMNAMYTLLTYICKLVTEYNKNNKNLKNISDNDRNTLVNHSTQCRNYYRTTHSAVNGCKPYLHLLDSLKKMYENFISTKLIDNKSFEKKTRDALTRRIEPLKTFKNENKYFVSDNEALSFDTEACGKVKSQDEELGKQIALTKSQSISKGTGDSNKPPSGPQKQPSGNLQRGAKDSSGKVTTPGKAVVPSPPQSAGTKPVATKPVATKPAAPKPAPAKPAPAHTAAGKPTPPPAQPVPTPSGSSQKKVQGQSGQQGKSGQQGKSGQQGKSGQQGQSGKQGQQGQPGKPGKPGQPGPKPPAQLAPVPPPKVLPSASSGTSTPTSTSTTQAGTLPSGATPSPPGATLSPPGATLSSPGAQVPSGSSSPGTTLQSGATQPPDVTPPSGIQSPPGTSSTGTVTSTGIQSGVVNNPTDPKRDTNSQQTNPGTDPGTSPGGIGAQKNAVTGNKADSSSDAINQPQGPNFKQGVAGSGAGGGGGSSSGAGGGGGSSSGAGGGGGSSSGAGGGGAGGSGGSGAGGVTGSGGSGAGGVTGSGGSGANGAVGDPGGGKGGIYSGSGSQSGSSSQGDTGNQGGSSSQGGSSSQGGSSNQGDTGGQGGSSNQGDTGGQGGSSNQGGSSGQGSTGSGASGGSNVSGDQGATHPSGKSSGGWFSSWGVNLNPINHLPSVSDIYKTQKNILIGAANKIGDTYSNTVGIVKGAYDSAVDSARNAYDSTMNAVKDTYNSTMKSITDTYNSTTSYFGNAVSSVTSKLNPFSNSSQSDDNQPGSNDPGGGTDTSKQSQQNPPPPPLSPSTPQPSPPVTSPSPGAQTPPPQQQPSSTPVSQDTTQSGASNTLQKLDPNAGKGGIQTLTINTGTLPNSGMSPSNTGSGNNPSGTDVKINEKPSIWCIGTNKKCDILGIGIIGAAIFIFLAFTYKYLSFGSAKNSKKEKNMKRVINLVSGKKREKRFINSGDGKKTEIIINSVNEKKSIKTVINSRDGKRKTYITINSEYKKKYTKSVINFGDGKKTEIVINSVNVKIPLLNIYKLMQADPMPFINLFFLWIFFIYKRKRDTIE from the exons ATGGCTAATAAAGCa TGTAGTTACTTTATCGAGGCtgatgaatattttaacaatGGAATTGTCGATGAgaacaaatttaataaaaacgaTTCATTGAAATATAGATGCCCTTATGAAAATAGAACCCTTCGCCCTTgtcaaaataattatgaaagaGTTAATGCTGTGGgagcatatttatataacaatCTTCTTAATGTTGGGAGCAGTTTTAAAGGGATCGGAAATAATGATAACCGGCATGTTGAGTTTTTTATGATGTGGCTAGGcgataaattatttaagatTGACAACGACTATAAAATAACTATGGAAGAATCTTATGAAAAGAATTTAAAGAATTCTATGGggaattttaattattggAACGTTTTAagaagtaaaaatatttataagaaTGCTACTATTAGGAAAATGAACGCAATGTACACCTTACTtacttatatatgtaaactAGTTACtgaatacaataaaaataacaaaaatctcaaaaatattagcGATAATGATAGAAACACCCTTGTAAATCATTCTACACAATGCCGTAACTATTATAGAACCACTCATAGCGCTGTTAATGGATGTAAACCATATCTACATTTATTGGatagtttaaaaaaaatgtatgaaaattttatatcgACTAAACttattgataataaaagttttgaaaaaaagacaAGAGATGCATTAACTAGACGTATTGAACCTCTTAAAAcgtttaaaaatgaaaataaatattttgtatctGATAATGAAGCACTTAGCTTTGATACTGAAGCGTGTGGAAAAGTGAAATCACAGGATGAGGAACTTGGAAAACAAATTGCATTAACAAAATCACAGAGCATATCTAAAGGGACTGGAGACTCTAATAAACCCCCCTCAGGACCTCAAAAACAACCTTCTGGGAATTTACAACGTGGAGCAAAAGATTCATCAGGAAAAGTTACAACACCGGGAAAAGCAGTAGTGCCATCACCACCGCAATCAGCAGGTACAAAACCAGTAGCTACAAAGCCAGTAGCTACAAAACCAGCAGCTCCAAAACCAGCACCTGCAAAACCAGCGCCTGCACATACAGCAGCTGGAAAACCGACACCACCACCTGCACAACCAGTACCTACACCATCAGGATCgtcacaaaaaaaagtacaAGGGCAATCAGGGCAACAAGGGAAATCAGGGCAACAAGGGAAATCAGGGCAACAAGGGAAATCAGGGCAACAAGGGCAATCAGGGAAACAAGGGCAACAAGGACAACCAGGGAAACCAGGGAAACCAGGGCAACCTGGGCCAAAACCACCTGCACAATTAGCACCTGTACCACCACCAAAAGTTTTACCATCGGCATCATCTGGAACAAGTACACCAACATCAACAAGTACAACACAAGCAGGTACACTACCATCAGGTGCAACACCATCACCACCAGGTGCAACACTATCACCACCAGGTGCAACACTATCATCACCAGGTGCACAAGTACCATCGGGTTCATCATCACCAGGTACAACACTACAATCAGGTGCAACGCAACCACCAGATGTAACACCACCATCAGGTATACAATCACCACCAGGTACATCCTCAACGGGTACGGTAACATCAACAGGTATACAAAGTGGAGTAGTAAACAATCCAACAGATCCAAAAAGGGACACAAATAGCCAACAAACAAATCCAGGGACGGATCCAGGCACATCACCTGGTGGAATTGGTgcacaaaaaaatgcagTCACTGGAAATAAAGCAGATTCCTCAAGCGATGCAATAAATCAACCACAAGGCCCAAATTTTAAGCAGGGAGTTGCTGGTAGTGGAGCAGGTGGTGGCGGAGGAAGTAGTAGTGGAGCGGGTGGTGGTGGAGGAAGTAGTAGTGGAGCAGGTGGTGGTGGAGGAAGTAGTAGTGGAGCAGGCGGTGGTGGAGCAGGTGGTAGTGGAGGAAGTGGAGCAGGTGGTGTAACAGGTAGTGGAGGAAGTGGAGCAGGTGGTGTAACAGGTAGTGGAGGAAGTGGAGCAAATGGTGCAGTAGGAGATCCAGGAGGTGGAAAAGGAGGTATATATAGTGGATCAGGTAGTCAAAGTGGTTCAAGTAGTCAAGGAGATACAGGTAATCAAGGAGGTTCGAGTAGTCAAGGAGGCTCAAGTAGTCAAGGCGGTTCAAGTAATCAAGGAGATACAGGTGGTCAAGGCGGTTCAAGTAATCAAGGAGATACAGGTGGTCAAGGCGGTTCAAGTAATCAAGGAGGTTCAAGTGGTCAAGGAAGTACAGGTAGTGGAGCAAGTGGTGGGTCAAATGTATCAGGTGATCAGGGTGCAACGCATCCATCAGGAAAATCCAGTGGAGGTTGGTTCAGCTCTTGGGGAGTGAATTTAAATCCCATAAATCATTTACCTAGTGTTTccgatatatataaaactcAAAAGAACATTTTAATAGGTGCCGCCAATAAAATCGGTGACACATATAGTAACACTGTGGGCATTGTAAAAGGTGCTTATGATAGCGCTGTGGATAGTGCAAGAAATGCTTATGACAGCACTATGAATGCCGTAAAAGATACTTATAATAGCACGATGAAAAGCATAACAGATACTTATAATAGCACTACTAGTTATTTTGGCAATGCTGTTAGTAGTGTAACTAGCAAATTGAATCCATTCAGTAATTCTTCGCAATCAGATGATAACCAACCTGGATCCAATGACCCAGGGGGTGGAACAGATACATCTAAACAATCACAGCAAAATCCACCACCACCTCCACTATCACCATCAACACCACAACCATCGCCACCAGTAACTTCACCATCACCCGGCGCACAAACGCCGCCTCCCCAACAGCAACCTAGCTCTACACCAGTTTCCCAAGATACTACTCAGAGCGGTGCATCTAACACATTGCAGAAACTTGATCCAAACGCCGGAAAAGGGGGAATTCAAACACTAACAATTAATACAGGTACATTACCAAATTCTGGTATGAGTCCTTCAAATACAGGGAGTGGAAATAACCCTTCAGGAACAGATGTTAAAATTAACGAAAAGCCATCAATATGGTGTATAggaacaaataaaaaatgtgacATACTAGGCATTGGTATTATAGGAGCTgcaatattcatttttttagcaTTTACGTATAAG tatttatcatttggaTCTGCAAAGAATTcgaagaaagaaaaaaacatgaaaaGAGTTATAAATTTGGTTAGTGGAAAGAAAAGGGAAAAGAGGTTTATAAATTCAGGTGATGGGAAAAAGAcagaaataattataaattcagttaatgaaaaaaaatcaataaaAACAGTGATAAATTCACGTGATGGAAAAcgaaaaacatatataactataaattcagaatataaaaaaaaatatacaaaatcaGTTATAAATTTTGGTGATGGAAAAAAGACAGAAATAGTTATAAATTCAGTTAATGTGAAAATACCATTattgaatatatacaaacttATGCAGGCCGATCCTATgccatttattaatttattttttttgtggattttttttatctataaaagaaaacgaGACACTATAGaatga
- a CDS encoding fam-a protein, translated as MNKGYIKVVLALLSVTGYMQNIAFASEYDSSANSSNEECKQQLSIHHEEVKEQSDSTSEEAKEQSDSTPEEVKEQLSSILEEVKDQLASTPEEVKEQSDSTPEEVKEQLSSILEEVKDQLASTPEEVKEQSDSTPEEVKEQLSSILEEVKDQLASTPEEVKEQLDSTLEEAKEQSDSTPEEVKDQLASTPEEVKDQLDSTLEEAKEQSDSTPEEVKEQSDSTPEEVKEQLSSILEEVKDQLASTPEEVKEQLSPTPEEVKDQLDSTLEEAKEQSDSTPEEVKEQLASTPKPVKQQISSTPQKTKASFRSKTGKQQLSPTPKTIKQQLPSAPKTIKQQLPSAPKTVKQQLPSAPKTIKQELPSAPKTVKQQLPSAPKTIKQQLSSNPNTIKRQLPSAPKTIKQELSPTPKTVKQQLSSNPNTIKRQLPSAPKTVKQQLPSAPKTIKQQLSSNPNTIKRQLPSAPKTVKQQLPSAPKTIKQQLSSNPNTIKRQLPSAPKTVKQELSSNPNTIKQQLPSAPNTIKQQLYPTPNIIKQQLYPTPNIIKQQLSSVLNKAKQQGYFIPITFKEKDKFDPVEYKRQLSLKAKEGKHAEHVMADALNIAKEHAKSTKDYKLYSKKYKGESLYFKNVNNAEIGMLEFTIPNADHYDDIVKMLWDPNGEKKFNRVFVEGSFSRVYNKQLAIIQQRYLGLVWDRYYHALASTYQLSKDETAIVLTSSDMDDNNYDDVKYVNPIVKSANTFNPIIESEDIRNLTKMHANLVAFFIKKEENDVKITHLCSMNYDFSSGDKQQRLRELIANKMFSAVNLRDVINKE; from the exons atgaataaaggATATATTAAGGTTGTTTTGGCACTTTTAAGTGTCACCGgatatatgcaaaatataGCATTTGCAAGCGAATACGATTCAAGCGCCAATTc TTCAAATGAAGAATGTAAACAACAATTGTCTATCCACCATGAAGAAGTTAAAGAACAATCAGATTCCACCTCTGAAGAAGCTAAAGAACAATCAGATTCCACTCCTGAAGAAGTTAAAGAACAATTATCTTCCATCCTTGAAGAAGTTAAAGATCAATTAGCTTCCACTCCTGAAGAAGTTAAAGAACAATCAGATTCCACTCCTGAAGAAGTTAAAGAACAATTATCTTCCATCCTTGAAGAAGTTAAAGATCAATTAGCTTCCACTCCTGAAGAAGTTAAAGAACAATCAGATTCCACTCCTGAAGAAGTTAAAGAACAATTATCTTCCATCCTTGAAGAAGTTAAAGATCAATTAGCTTCCACTCCTGAAGAAGTTAAAGAGCAATTAGATTCCACCCTTGAAGAAGCTAAAGAACAATCAGATTCCACTCCTGAAGAAGTTAAAGATCAATTAGCTTCCACTCCTGAAGAAGTTAAAGATCAATTAGATTCCACCCTTGAAGAAGCTAAAGAACAATCAGATTCCACTCCTGAAGAAGTTAAAGAACAATCAGATTCCACTCCTGAAGAAGTTAAAGAACAATTATCTTCCATCCTTGAAGAAGTTAAAGATCAATTAGCTTCCACTCCTGAAGAAGTTAAAGAGCAATTATCTCCTACTCCTGAAGAAGTTAAAGATCAATTAGATTCCACCCTTGAAGAAGCTAAAGAACAATCAGATTCCACTCCTGAAGAAGTTAAAGAACAATTAGCTTCCACTCCTAAACCAGTTAAGCAACAAATATCTTCCACCCCCCAAAAAACTAAAGCAAGTTTCAGATCTAAAACAGGCAAACAACAGTTATCTCCCACCCCTAAAACAATTAAGCAGCAATTACCTTCCGCCCCTAAAACAATTAAGCAACAATTACCTTCTGCCCCTAAAACAGTTAAGCAGCAATTACCTTCCGCCCCTAAAACAATTAAGCAAGAATTACCTTCTGCCCCTAAAACAGTTAAGCAACAATTACCTTCCGCCCCTAAAACAATTAAGCAACAATTATCTTCCAATCCTAATACAATTAAGCGGCAATTACCTTCCGCCCCTAAAACAATTAAGCAAGAATTATCTCCTACCCCTAAAACAGTTAAGCAACAATTATCTTCCAATCCTAATACAATTAAGCGGCAATTACCTTCCGCCCCTAAAACAGTTAAGCAACAATTACCTTCCGCCCCTAAAACAATTAAGCAACAATTATCTTCCAATCCTAATACAATTAAGCGGCAATTACCTTCCGCCCCTAAAACAGTTAAGCAACAATTACCTTCCGCCCCTAAAACAATTAAGCAACAATTATCTTCCAATCCTAATACAATTAAGCGGCAATTACCTTCCGCCCCTAAAACAGTTAAGCAAGAATTATCTTCCAATCCTAATACAATTAAGCAGCAATTACCTTCTGCCCCTAATACAATTAAGCAACAATTATATCCTACCCCTAATATAATTAAGCAACAATTATATCCTACCCCTAATATAATTAAGCAACAATTATCCTCAGTCCTTAACAAAGCTAAACAACAAGGATATTTCATTCCTATAacatttaaagaaaaagacaAATTCGACCCTGTAGAATATAAACGCCAATTATCTTTAAAAGCCAAAGAAGGCAAACACGCAGAACATGTTATGGCCGATGCTTTAAATATTGCAAAAGAACATGCCAAAAGCACAAAAGATTACAAACTATATTCtaagaaatataaaggAGAAAgtctatattttaaaaacgtAAACAATGCTGAAATTGGAATGCTTGAATTTACAATCCCAAACGCCGATCat taTGATGATATAGTAAAAATGCTATGGGACCCCAATGGAGAAAAGAAATTCAATAGGGTATTCGTTGAAG gaTCCTTTTCTCGAGTATACAATAAACAATTAGCAATTATACAACAACGTTACCTAGGCCTTGTATGGGATAGATATTATCATGCATTAGCCAGCACATATCAA ttATCAAAAGATGAAACTGCAATAGTCTTGACTTCATCAGATATGGATGACAATAATTATGACGatgtaaaatatgtaaatccTATAGTAAAAAGTGCAAACACATTCAATCCTATTATTGAATCTGAAGATATTAGAAACTTAACCAAAATGCATGCTAACTTAGTagcatttttcattaaaaaggAAGAAAATGACGTTAAAATTACCCATCTCTGCTCT ATGAATTATGATTTTTCTTCCGGTGACAAACAACAACGTCTTAGAGAACTTATAGCCAACAAAATGTTTAGTGCTGTCAATTTAAGAGATGTTATTAATAAGGAATAA
- a CDS encoding fam-a protein, producing the protein MNKSYIQNVFFLLSIFVYVNNETLATESAPGKAITSISTRHCPTSEEIYVKNKHLLCVNPKEIKNANKLMKDAVKHLEYHATNENDYKYSGTNSYYKMLLYKKKHQGHTDVEKIQYTVDDPDMYNEVINRLWDPDSDKLLDKGSVKRKFDRVYSPNLVIMQQRSKNSIFGRWKYFYALVKKTQISEDKTIIAMTSANIIDHNPFGKEYKNTIVESANLFTTEIDSEEDIRKGKLKKTFVNIAGYLIEKKDKYVDVTYIKSIID; encoded by the exons atgaataaatcttatattcaaaatgttttttttcttttaagcATATTCGTATATGTGAATAATGAAACCCTTGCAACTGAGTCAGCTCCAGGAAAAGCTATAACATCCATATCAACACGCCATTGTCCTAc TTCAGAAGAAATATACGTAAAAAACAAGCACCTATTATGTGTCAATCcaaaagaaattaaaaacgCAAACAAGCTTATGAAAGACGCTGTAAAACATTTAGAATATCATGctacaaatgaaaatgattataaGTACAGTGGAACAAAttcttattataaaatgcttttatataaaaaaaagcatcAAGGCCATACAGATgttgaaaaaattcaatATACAGTTGATGATCCAGATATG TATAATGAAGTAATAAACAGATTATGGGATCCCGATAGTGACAAATTGCTCGATAAAGGCTCTGTTAAAA gAAAATTTGACCGTGTGTACAGTCCAAATTTAGTAATAATGCAACAACGTTCCAAAAATTCGATTTTTGGCCGctggaaatatttttatgctttAGTCAAAAAAACTCAA aTATCCGAAGACAAAACTATAATTGCCATGACTTCAGCAAATATAATTGATCACAATCCTTTCGgtaaagaatataaaaacacaATCGTAGAAAGCGCAAATTTATTCACAACTGAAATTGATTCTGAAGAGGATAttagaaaaggaaaattaaaaaaaacatttgtTAACATAGCTGGATACCtcattgaaaaaaaagacaaataTGTTGATGTCACCTATATCAAATCTATAATTG ATTGA
- a CDS encoding fam-c protein — protein MNKRILSLVCIALYALLDVSVHCAQHKEYDVGNESARDTEEISRSNEKNGIKFNHKIQLKNNDPKDVDDKDDEEDEKEKYGEDDEEDDEEDEEEEYGEDDEEDDEEDEEEEYGEDDEEEDEEEEYGEDDEEEDEDDDEYDSDEDENDENDNDRKKKRCLCV, from the exons atgaataaaaggATACTTAGTTTAGTTTGTATCGCCTTGTATGCCCTTTTGGATGTATCAGTACACTGCGCCCAACACAAA GAATATGATGTAGGAAATGAAAGCGCTCGTGATACCGAAGAAATAAGCAGaagtaatgaaaaaaatggtataaaatttaatcaCAAAATCCAATTAAAGAATAATGATCCTAAAGATGTCGATGATAAAgatgatgaagaagatgaaaaagaaaaatatggtgaagatgatgaagaagatgacgaagaagatgaagaagaagaataTGGTGAAgatgatgaagaagatgacgaagaagatgaagaagaagaataTGGTGAAgatgatgaagaagaagatgaagaagaagaataTGGTGAAgatgatgaagaagaagatGAAGATGACGATGAATATGACAGCGACgaagatgaaaatgatgaaaacgATAAtgatcgaaaaaaaaaacgatgcCTTTGTGTGTGA
- a CDS encoding lysophospholipase, putative produces MEEIELNGDELRNTACNLDGNPKVGWLCNKNGLLLKTYEWVTHGAIGIILLIHGLKAHTRLTFMKINLKMPNANEGLVIDTDNYYIYKDSWIEKFNQNGYSVYALDFQGHGESQSWRNIRGDFKYYDDLVDDVLQYMNQIHDEISNDNQMNEESHNIVATKKERLPMYIMGHSMGGTIALRILQLLKKKQEDKIKMRDSNSYKSGNAMLNDSTNVNKIGNNVVEDMINDKYDMDNTHFITNSSDYYSDNSCASTCASTSASISATANVVVSSKDEECYNYLDKFNIKGCIALSGMMRAKTPLGSGNRSIKYLYLPIANFMSRVAPRLLVSRESHYKRSEYVANICKYDKFRNNNGVRFKCFAELMRAMIKLHCDINYMPENVPLLFVHSKDDTICCYKAAYSFYNKAKVPGKKFHTVDDMGHAITAEEGNEDILNEILNWISYGKTNYEDIKEGEKEGEKKIKKNAKKKVKKKTK; encoded by the coding sequence ATGGAAGAAATTGAATTGAATGGTGATGAATTAAGAAATACAGCATGTAATTTAGATGGTAATCCTAAGGTAGGCTGgttatgtaataaaaatggtttacttttaaaaacatatgaGTGGGTAACTCATGGTGCTATAGGAATTATATTGTTAATACATGGGCTGAAAGCTCATACTCGATTAacttttatgaaaataaatttaaaaatgccAAATGCCAATGAAGGCTTAGTAATAGACACTGATAAttactatatttataaagatAGTTGGattgaaaaatttaatcaAAATGGTTATTCAGTATATGCACTAGATTTCCAAGGGCATGGCGAATCGCAATCGTGGAGAAATATAAGAGGCGATTTTAAGTATTATGATGATCTGGTTGATGATGTATTACAATATATGAATCAAATTCATGATGAAATCTCAAATGATAATCAAATGAATGAAGAATCCCATAATATAGTAGCAACTAAAAAAGAAAGGCTTCCTATGTATATTATGGGGCATTCGATGGGGGGAACTATTGCTTTAAGAATATTACAattattaaagaaaaagcAAGAAGATAAAATTAAGATGCGAGATTCAAATAGCTATAAAAGTGGTAACGCCATGTTAAACGATTCTActaatgtaaataaaattggcAATAATGTGGTAGAAGATATGATTAATGATAAGTATGATATGGATAATACCCATTTCATTACCAATTCTAGTGATTATTATTCCGATAATTCCTGTGCTAGTACCTGTGCTAGTACCTCCGCTAGCATCTCTGCTACAGCAAATGTTGTTGTTAGTAGTAAAGATGAAGAatgttataattatttagataaatttaatattaaaggATGTATAGCTTTATCTGGTATGATGAGAGCAAAAACACCATTGGGTTCGGGGAATAGATCAATTAAGTATTTGTATTTACCTATAGCAAACTTTATGTCTCGTGTCGCGCCTCGTCTATTAGTTTCGAGAGAATCACATTATAAAAGGTCCGAATATGTTgctaatatatgtaaatatgataaatttcgaaataataatggggTAAGATTTAAATGCTTCGCTGAACTTATGAGAGCAATGATCAAATTGCATTGtgatattaattatatgccAGAAAATGttcctttattatttgtgcATTCAAAAGATGATACTATTTGTTGCTATAAAGCGgcatattcattttataataaagcaAAAGTTCCTGGAAAAAAATTCCATACGGTTGATGATATGGGTCATGCTATAACGGCAGAGGAAGGGAATGAAGATATTTTAAACGAAATTCTTAATTGGATTTCTTATGGAAAAACCAATTATGAAGACATAAAAGAAGGTGAAAAAGAAGGCGAAAAGAAGATTAAAAAGAATGCAAAAAAGAaggtgaaaaaaaagacgaAATAG
- a CDS encoding fam-b protein: protein MRISILNFVFFSIIICSFEYTKNILHFINESNVYLERNIINLENNRILANADNQFDLNNFYESTLTLADQFNDYKDNYEDDDDDDEVIKKIQNIIDSHREKDKRNNTLPNLNNVDKKTKKLIHELRTELDGVKKELDNIKNNKLAIQPIQDKRIVNRREVASVSNHEGHNGSEYLRVITANEQNAVNTTAYDKLINIRKLNKKRKGLYVRAGILIALSILVHVPGINLWVMGTLIVGLSAETLFRCYQFRKLGLKIYKAPKKNQKPQKSLESPKSPNFPKLPKFLEHQK, encoded by the exons atgagaatcagtattttaaattttgtttttttttcaattattatttgttcttTTGAATATACCAAAAAT ATATTACACTTTATAAACGAGAGCAACGTATACCTTGAaaggaatataataaatttagaaaataatagaatATTAGCAAATGCAGACAATCAAtttgatttaaataatttttatgaatcaACTTTGACTCTTGCAGATCAATTTAATGACTATAAGGATAACTATGaagatgatgatgatgatgacgaggttataaaaaaaattcaaaatattatagatTCACATAGAGAGAAggataaaagaaataatacattacccaatttaaataatgtagataaaaaaacgaaaaagcTCATTCATGAACTTCGAACAGAATTAGATGGAGTAAAAAAAGAgcttgataatataaagaataataaattagcAATACAACCAATACAAGATAAAAGAATAGTAAATAGACGTGAAGTTGCTTCTGTATCAAATCATGAAGGCCATAACGGATCCGAATATCTAAGAGTTATCACGGCGAATGAGCAGAATGCAGTCAATACAACTGCTtatgataaattaataaatatacgaAAGCTAAACAAAAAGCGCAAAGGATTATATGTGAGGGCGGGAATATTAATTGCGCTGTCTATTTTGGTTCACGTACCAGGAATTAATCTATGGGTAATGGGTACTTTAATTGTAGGGCTTTCAGCTGAAACACTTTTTAGATGCTATCAATTCAGGAAATTAGGccttaaaatatataaagcaccaaaaaaaaaccaaAAACCCCAAAAATCCCTAGAATCCCCAAAATCCCCAAATTTCCCAAAACTCCCAAAATTCCTAGAACaccaaaaataa